From the genome of Herpetosiphonaceae bacterium:
AGCTTCTACAGCCCATCGCGGCCCGCGACCTACGCCAGCGAGTACGACACGCCCAATCAGTATCCGTCGCAGCTTCAGACGGGCGTTTCGGTCGGCGTCGATCCGATCGCCAATGAGCTAAGGAGCGCCTACGGCACCGCCGACATCTACGGCATGCACTGGCTGCTCGATGTCGATAACTGGTACGGCTACGGCAGCCGAGGCGACGGCACGACCAGGCCCTCGTACATCAACACCTTCCAGCGCGGCCCGCAGGAGTCGGTGTGGGAGACGGTGCCGCATCCTTCGTGGGATGCCTTCAGGTGGGGCGGTCCCAATGGCTTCCTCGATCTCTTCACCAAAGATGCGACGTACGCCCGCCAGTGGCGCTACACCAACGCGCCCGACGCCGACGCCCGCGCGATCCAGGCGATCTACTGGGCCAAGGTCTGGGCCGATCAGCGGGGCGGCTCGCCGATCGTCAACGGGTTGGTCGCCAAGGCCGCCAGGATGGGCGACTACCTGCGCTATGCGATGTTCGATAAGTACTTCAAGCGCATCGGCTGCACCAGCACAAGCTGTCCCGCAGGCACCGGCTACGACAGCGCGCACTACCTGCTCTCGTGGTATTACGCCTGGGGCGGTGCTGCCGATCCGAGCGCTGGCTGGGCCTGGCGCATCGGCTCAAGCCACAACCACTTCGGCTATCAAAACCCGATGGCCGCCTGGGTGCTTAGCAATCAGCCCGCATTCAAGCCCGCCTCGCCCAACGCGGCCCGCGACTGGAGCACCAGCTTGCAGCGGCAGATCGAGTTCTACCGCTGGCTGCAATCGTCCAACGGCGCGATAGCGGGCGGCGCGACCAATAGCTGGCAGGGCGCGTACGCGATGCCACCGGCGGGCACGCCCACCTTCTACAGCATGGCCTACGACGAGAAGCCGGTCTATCACGATCCGCCGAGCAACCAGTGGTTCGGCTTCCAGGCATGGTCGATGGAGCGCGTCGCGGAGTATTACTACGCCACCGGCGACGCCAAGGCCAAGCTGATCCTCGACAAGTGGGTCGCCTGGGCCAGGGCCAACACCACGCTCAACGCCGACGGCACCTACGCAATCCCCGCGACGCTGAGCTGGAGCGGCAAGCCTGGCCTGAACTGGAACGCGACCACGCAGAACTGGAACGCCGCCGATAGCACCTACAACGCCAACCTGAAGGTGACGGTCGTCGATAAGACGCAGGACGTGGGCATCACCGCCGCGCTGGCGAAGACGCTGATGTACTACGCCGCTCGGTCGGGCGATACCGCCTCCAAGACGCTGTCGAAGGAGCTGATCGACCGCATGTGGCTCAAGTACCGCGATCCCAAGGGCGTCTCGGTGGCCGAGGTGCGCGCCGACTACAACCGCTTCGACGATCCGATCTTTGTTCCGGCGGGCTGGAGCGGTCGGATGCCCAACGGCGACACGATCAGCTCGTCGTCCACGTTCTTGAGCATCCGCTCGAAGTACCGCAGCGATCCCGACTTCGCCAGGGTCCAGACCTATCTCAGCGGCGGCGCGGCCCCGACCTTCCGCTATCACCGCTTCTGGGCACAGGCCGACATCGCGCTGGCGAACGCTGAGTACGCGCGGCTCTTCCCGTAGGCGCGATGCCAGGATCGTTGTGTGATTGGATTGATCGGGCACTATAGATCGAAGGCGAACATAGACAGCGGGCGCGGATCGATCCGCGCCCGTCCTGCTCACAGGTGTTGAGCGGATCGCAAGGAGGCAGCTATGAAATCCCAACCTTTGGCGCGCTGGCTGGCGCTCACTACGGCGCTGCTCGTCGCCGCCGCCGCGCTGTGGCAATCCGTTGCGCTAACGCCCACGGCCAGCGCTGCCGGAGCGGGCTACTGGCGCACCAGCGGCAATAAGATTCTCGACGCCAACGGCCAGGAGGTGCGCATCGCCGGGGTCAACTGGTTTGGCTTCGAGACGGGCAACAACGTCGTGCATGGGCTGTGGACCCGCAACTGGCAGGATATGCTCGATCAGATCCAGCGGCTCGGCTACAACACGATCCGCCTGCCCTTCTCCAACGAGGTACTCACTCCCGGCGCGATGCCCAACAGCATCGACTATTCCAAAAATCCCGATCTGGTCGGCCTGAGCTCGATCCAGATCATGGACAAGATCATCGCGGGGTCGCGGGCGCGCGGCATCAAGATCATTCTCGACAATCACCGCTCCAACGCGGGTGTGAGCGCCCAGGAGAACGGCCTGTGGTACACGGCGACGTATCCTGAGTCGCGCTGGATCAGCGATTGGCAGATGCTGGCGAACCGCTACAAAGGCAACGATACCGTCGTGGGCATGGACCTGCGCAACGAGCCGCACGATAGCGCCTGCTGGGGCTGCGGCAATCCCGCGCTCGACTGGCGCTTAGCCGCCGAGAAGGCGGGCAACGCGATCCTGGCGATCAATCCCAGCCTGCTGATCCTGGTCGAGGGCAACGAGTGCCACGGTCCCGGCGGTAACACCGATCCCTACAGCGGCGCGGACTGTACGTGGTGGGGCGGCAATCTCCAGGGCGCGCGCGACTATCCGATCCGGCTCAATGTCGCCAACCGGCTGGTTTACTCGCCGCACGACTACCCGGCGTCGGTCTATCCGCAGCCGTGGTTCAGCGACCCGACCTATCCCAACAATCTGCCGGGCGTGTGGGACAAGAACTGGGGCTATCTGGTCAACGCCAGCACCGCGCCGATCATGATCGGCGAGTTCGGCACGCGCTACGCTACCACTTCCGACCAGCAGTGGCTCGGCAAGCTGCGCGATTATATCAGGGCCAAAGGCTTGAGCTGGACCTTCTGGTCGTGGAATCCTAACTCCGGCGATACCGGCGGTCTGCTGCTGGACGACTGGATCAGCATCCATCAGGCCAAGCACGATCTGCTGGTGACGATTCAGTTCCCGTTTAGCGGCGTCACGCCCTCGCCAACGCCCACGCCGAATCCGTCGGCCTCGCCGTCGCCTGCCCCGACCACCTCGATCAAGGCGCAGTACCGCGCGGGCGATACGAATGCTGGCGATAACCAGATCAAGCCGCATCTCCAGCTCGTCAACACCGGCACCAGCAGTATCCCGCTAAGCGAGCTGAAGATCCGCTACTGGTACACCGTCGACGGCGATAAGCCGCAGAACTACTGGTGCGATTGGGCACAGATCGGCTGTGGGAGCGTGACGGGCCGCTTCGTCAAGCTGACCACGCCGCGCACCAACGCGGATTATTATCTGGAGGTCGGCTTTACCGGCGGCACGCTCGCGCCGGGTGCCAGCACCGGCGAGATCCAGAGCCGCTTCAGCAAGAGCGACTGGACCAACTACAGCGAGAGCAACGACTACTCCTTCGATCCGACCAAGACCGCATTTGCCGACTGGGCGCGCGTCACTGTCTATCGCAACGGTACCCGCGTCTGGGGCACCGAGCCCTAAGCCCGTCTCGCCCTGGTGACGATCGCAGGTGGCGCGACCGTCACCAGGCCGCCTGTTGTCGCTGTTATTTTTACGCTGCTCTACCCTGGAGGCATCGCAGTGAGACGACAACCAAGAAGCCATATAGCACGGGCGCTGCTGACTCTCGTCGTGGTGCTTGGGCTGATCGTGGGCCGCGAGGCCAGCCTCAGCCAGCGCGCGCTGGCCGCTCCGTCCTTCGTGACACGCTCCGGCACGAATTTTGTGCTGGATGGCAGGCCGTTTTACTTCGGCGGCACCAATAACTACTACCTGATCTACAAGTCGAATCTGATGGTCGACGATGTGCTGAACGATGCGGTTTCGATGAATCTGCGCGTGATCCGCAGTTGGGCCTTCATCGACCGAGGCTCGCTCGACGGCTCGGTGCCGAATGTGGACGGCTCAGGCGAGAAAGACGGAATCTATTTCCAGTACTGGGACAGGGCCGCTGGCAGGCCAGCCTACAACAACGGCGCGAATGGCCTGCAAAAGCTGGACTACGTGCTCGCCAGGGCCGGGCAGCTCGGCCTGAAAGTGACGGTCGTCCTGACCAATAACTGGAAGGACTTCGGCGGCATGGATCAGTATGTCACATGGTACGGGCTGCCCTACCACGATCAGTTCTATACGGATGCCCGCGTCAAGCAGGCGTACAAGAACTGGGCCGCGCATCTGATCAACCGCGTCAACTCGATCACCGGCGTGCGCTACCGCGACGATCCGGCGATCTTCGCCTGGGAGCTAGCGAACGAGCCGCGCTGCATCAACGCCAACAAGCCCACCTCCGGCACCTGCACCACCACGACGATCACCAACTGGACCTCGGAGATGTCCGCCTATATCAAGCAGCTCGATCCCAATCATATGGTCGCTGTGGGCGATGAGGGCTTCTTAAACTGGGGACGCGGCAGTGATTGGCCCTACAACGCCGCCGATGGCGTGGACTTCGAGGCGCTCCTCCGCATCCCGTCGATCGACTTCGGCACCTATCATCTCTATCCCGATCACTGGGGCAAAACCGACGCCTGGGGCACGCAGTGGATCAGGGATCATATCAGCACCGCCCAGACCATCGGCAAGCCGTCGGTGCTGGAAGAGTTCGGCTTCCAGAACAAAGCGACGCGCGATGGTGTCTATCAGACCTGGACGAATACCGTCTATCAGAACAGCGGCAACGGCTGGATGTTCTGGATCTTGTCCGGCGTGCAGGATAACGGCTCGCTCTACCCCGATTACGACGGCTTTACGGTGTACTATCCTAGCAGCACCGCAACGCTCCTCGCCAATGCCGCGCAGCAGATGAAGCTCAAGGGCGGCTCGCCGCCAAACCCGACGCCCACGCCCACCCCGCCACCAAACCCGACGCCGACGCCCACCCCACCGCCGCCGACCGGCGGGCTGAAGGTGCAGTACCGCGCGGGCGATACCAATGTCGGCGATAACCAGATCAAGCCGCATTTTAACGTGGTCAACACCGGCACCACCAGCGTGCCCTTGAGCGAGCTGAAGATCCGCTACTGGTACACCATCGACGGCGATAAGCCGCAGAACTACTGGTGCGACTACGCGACCGTCGGCTGCGGTACGATCACTGCCCGCTTCGTCAAGCTGACCACGCCGCGCACCACTGCCGACTACTACCTGGAAGTCGGCTTTACCGGCGGCACGCTCGCGCCCGGCGCCAGCACCGGCGAGATCCAGAATCGCTTCAGCAAGAGCGACTGGACCACTTACACCGAGAGCAACGACTACTCCTTCGATCCAACTAAGACCGTCTTCACCGACTGGTCGCGTGTGACGCTCTATCGCAACGGTACCCGCGTCTGGGGCACCGAGCCGTAGATCGTGGTTTCACAACAGGCTCCTCGATGCTGCGCTAGAGAAGTCAAAGAATGGTAAAATACCTGACTACAACAAGGGGAGGAAGATCCCGATGATCACACGTCGGCATATGGCGCAAGGAGTGATCGCGGGCGCGCTGTCGCTTGCGCTGCTCCTGGGCACAACCGGGAACTCAGGCGTTTCCGCCGCGACCGTATCCTACGCCTGCGCGTCGAGCATGGCTCCCGATCAGGCTGCGGCCAACACCGAGCTGCAAAACAGCTACAACACCTGGAAAAGTACGTATGTCACCAGCTCAGGAGCGGGCGGCTATCTGCGCGTCAGGCGGCCCGAAAACAACAACGATACCGTCTCCGAGGGCATCGGCTACGGCATGGTGCTCTCCGCCTACATGAACGATCGGACAACCTTCAACGGGCTGTGGAGCTACGCCAAGAGCCACTTCGACGCCAACGGCCTGATGCACTGGCGCATCGATGCCAACAACAACGTGATCGGTACCGGCGCGGCGACCGACGCCGAGGAAGATATGGCGCTGGCGCTGATCGTCGCCGACAAGAAGTGGGGCGGCTACACCACCGAAACCAAGAACTTTATCAGCCGGATCATGCAGTACGAGGTCGAATCCGGCAGCAATGTGCTCAAGCCGGGCGATCAGTGGGGCGGATCGAGTGTCACTAATCCCTCATACTTCGCGCCGGGCTACTACAAGGTCTTCAAGGTCTACACCGGCGACGCGCGCTGGGACTCGGTGGTCAACTCGTCCTACCAGATTATCGCCAACGTCAACGCCAAGACCGGCGCAGGCACTACCGGCCTCCAGCCAGACTGGACGACCGCAGCGGGCGATCCCGCTCCGAACATGGGCTACAACTACACCTACGACGCGACGCGCGTCCCGTGGCGGCTGGCGAAGGACGCGGCCTGGTACTGCGACTCGCGCGCAACTGCGCAGTTGAATAAGATCAACGCCTTCTTCAAGGGCATCGGCGCGGCCAACATCAAGGACGGCTACCGGCTCGACGGCTCGCTGATCGGCCAGTGGCATAACGCGGCGTTCGTCGCTCCGGCAGCATCAGGCGCGATCGTCTCCACCGATTCGGCCTATAAAACCGCGATGTGGAATGAAACCGTGCGCCTGACCAACGGCAATTACTACAACGATAACCTGCGAATTCTGGCGCTGCTCTTCATGAGCGGCAACATGTACAATCCGGTCGCGGCCACAACGCCGACGCCGACCCCGCCGCCGAATCCGACGCCCACGCCCACCCCGCCACCGAATCCGACGCCGACCCCGCCGCCAGCGACGGGTAGCCTGAAGGTGCAGTACCGCGCGGGCGATACCAACGCGGGCAATAACGAGATCAAGCCGCATCTCCAGCTCGTCAACACCGGCACCAGCAGTATCCCGCTCAGCGAGATCAAGATCCGCTACTGGTACACCGTCGACGGCGATAAGCCGCAGAACTACTGGTGCGATTGGGCACAGATCGGCTGTGGGAGCGTGACGGGCCGCTTCGTCAAGCTGACCACGCCGCGCACCAACGCGGATTATTATCTGGAAGTCGGCTTTACCGGCGGCACGCTCGCGCCTGGTGCCAGCACCGGCGAGATCCAGAGCCGCTTCAGCAAGAGCGACTGGACCAACTACAGCGAGAGCAACGACTACTCCTTCGATCCGACCAAGACCGCATTTGCCGACTGGTCGCGTGTGACGCTC
Proteins encoded in this window:
- a CDS encoding glycoside hydrolase family 48 protein, whose amino-acid sequence is MKRLPIAIILCIFCLSILPFATQSTLGVTTLKVQYRAGDTNAGDNQIKPHFNVVNTTTSSVPLSELKIRYWYTIDSDKPQNYWCDYATLGCGTITARFVKMAAPVTGADYYLEVGFTGGTLAPGASTGEIQNRFSKTDWTNYTESNDYSFDPTKTVFADWTKVTLYRNGALIWGTEPGGAQPTPTPPPPTATPTPNPSPSPSPTPPPNDPYTARFLELYNEIHDPANGYFSPEGVPYHSIETLIVEAPDHGHETTSEAYSYWLWLEAMYGRVTGNWQPLANAWANMERYIIPTNADQPTNSFYSPSRPATYASEYDTPNQYPSQLQTGVSVGVDPIANELRSAYGTADIYGMHWLLDVDNWYGYGSRGDGTTRPSYINTFQRGPQESVWETVPHPSWDAFRWGGPNGFLDLFTKDATYARQWRYTNAPDADARAIQAIYWAKVWADQRGGSPIVNGLVAKAARMGDYLRYAMFDKYFKRIGCTSTSCPAGTGYDSAHYLLSWYYAWGGAADPSAGWAWRIGSSHNHFGYQNPMAAWVLSNQPAFKPASPNAARDWSTSLQRQIEFYRWLQSSNGAIAGGATNSWQGAYAMPPAGTPTFYSMAYDEKPVYHDPPSNQWFGFQAWSMERVAEYYYATGDAKAKLILDKWVAWARANTTLNADGTYAIPATLSWSGKPGLNWNATTQNWNAADSTYNANLKVTVVDKTQDVGITAALAKTLMYYAARSGDTASKTLSKELIDRMWLKYRDPKGVSVAEVRADYNRFDDPIFVPAGWSGRMPNGDTISSSSTFLSIRSKYRSDPDFARVQTYLSGGAAPTFRYHRFWAQADIALANAEYARLFP
- a CDS encoding cellulase family glycosylhydrolase; translation: MKSQPLARWLALTTALLVAAAALWQSVALTPTASAAGAGYWRTSGNKILDANGQEVRIAGVNWFGFETGNNVVHGLWTRNWQDMLDQIQRLGYNTIRLPFSNEVLTPGAMPNSIDYSKNPDLVGLSSIQIMDKIIAGSRARGIKIILDNHRSNAGVSAQENGLWYTATYPESRWISDWQMLANRYKGNDTVVGMDLRNEPHDSACWGCGNPALDWRLAAEKAGNAILAINPSLLILVEGNECHGPGGNTDPYSGADCTWWGGNLQGARDYPIRLNVANRLVYSPHDYPASVYPQPWFSDPTYPNNLPGVWDKNWGYLVNASTAPIMIGEFGTRYATTSDQQWLGKLRDYIRAKGLSWTFWSWNPNSGDTGGLLLDDWISIHQAKHDLLVTIQFPFSGVTPSPTPTPNPSASPSPAPTTSIKAQYRAGDTNAGDNQIKPHLQLVNTGTSSIPLSELKIRYWYTVDGDKPQNYWCDWAQIGCGSVTGRFVKLTTPRTNADYYLEVGFTGGTLAPGASTGEIQSRFSKSDWTNYSESNDYSFDPTKTAFADWARVTVYRNGTRVWGTEP
- a CDS encoding cellulose binding domain-containing protein → MRRQPRSHIARALLTLVVVLGLIVGREASLSQRALAAPSFVTRSGTNFVLDGRPFYFGGTNNYYLIYKSNLMVDDVLNDAVSMNLRVIRSWAFIDRGSLDGSVPNVDGSGEKDGIYFQYWDRAAGRPAYNNGANGLQKLDYVLARAGQLGLKVTVVLTNNWKDFGGMDQYVTWYGLPYHDQFYTDARVKQAYKNWAAHLINRVNSITGVRYRDDPAIFAWELANEPRCINANKPTSGTCTTTTITNWTSEMSAYIKQLDPNHMVAVGDEGFLNWGRGSDWPYNAADGVDFEALLRIPSIDFGTYHLYPDHWGKTDAWGTQWIRDHISTAQTIGKPSVLEEFGFQNKATRDGVYQTWTNTVYQNSGNGWMFWILSGVQDNGSLYPDYDGFTVYYPSSTATLLANAAQQMKLKGGSPPNPTPTPTPPPNPTPTPTPPPPTGGLKVQYRAGDTNVGDNQIKPHFNVVNTGTTSVPLSELKIRYWYTIDGDKPQNYWCDYATVGCGTITARFVKLTTPRTTADYYLEVGFTGGTLAPGASTGEIQNRFSKSDWTTYTESNDYSFDPTKTVFTDWSRVTLYRNGTRVWGTEP
- a CDS encoding glycosyl hydrolase family 8, with protein sequence MITRRHMAQGVIAGALSLALLLGTTGNSGVSAATVSYACASSMAPDQAAANTELQNSYNTWKSTYVTSSGAGGYLRVRRPENNNDTVSEGIGYGMVLSAYMNDRTTFNGLWSYAKSHFDANGLMHWRIDANNNVIGTGAATDAEEDMALALIVADKKWGGYTTETKNFISRIMQYEVESGSNVLKPGDQWGGSSVTNPSYFAPGYYKVFKVYTGDARWDSVVNSSYQIIANVNAKTGAGTTGLQPDWTTAAGDPAPNMGYNYTYDATRVPWRLAKDAAWYCDSRATAQLNKINAFFKGIGAANIKDGYRLDGSLIGQWHNAAFVAPAASGAIVSTDSAYKTAMWNETVRLTNGNYYNDNLRILALLFMSGNMYNPVAATTPTPTPPPNPTPTPTPPPNPTPTPPPATGSLKVQYRAGDTNAGNNEIKPHLQLVNTGTSSIPLSEIKIRYWYTVDGDKPQNYWCDWAQIGCGSVTGRFVKLTTPRTNADYYLEVGFTGGTLAPGASTGEIQSRFSKSDWTNYSESNDYSFDPTKTAFADWSRVTLYRNGTRVWGTEP